A single genomic interval of Treponema sp. J25 harbors:
- the eno gene encoding phosphopyruvate hydratase, translating into MSIIEYVEAREILDSRGNPTVEVDVVLEDGTLGRAAVPSGASTGENEAVELRDGDKSRYMGKGVLKAVENVNNVIAAEIQGLDALDQVDIDRTMIELDGTENKSKLGANAILGVSMAVARAAANYLDIPLYRYLGSFHANLLPVPMANIINGGKHADNKIDFQEFMVMPVGAQTFREAVRWTAEVFHTLKKLLKDAGKNTAVGDEGGFAPDIDNQEALDFIMKAIEKAGYKPGEQIAIAMDAAASELFEEGGKKGYKFWKSNPNKLFTSDEMIELYTKWVNNYPIISLEDPLDQNDWEGYAKITRALGGKIQIVGDDLFVTNKKYLKKGIEMGVCNSILIKVNQIGTVTETYEAVEMAKRAGYTAIVSHRSGETEDSFIADLVVALETGQIKTGSMSRTDRICKYNQLMRIEDMLEGVSEYAGRNAFYNLKK; encoded by the coding sequence ATGAGCATTATTGAATATGTCGAGGCCCGGGAAATTCTGGACTCGCGGGGTAACCCGACGGTAGAAGTAGATGTGGTCTTGGAAGATGGGACCCTGGGGCGGGCGGCCGTTCCCTCTGGGGCGTCTACCGGTGAAAACGAAGCGGTAGAATTGCGGGACGGAGATAAGAGCCGCTATATGGGCAAGGGGGTTCTTAAGGCGGTAGAGAATGTAAACAACGTGATTGCGGCCGAAATTCAAGGACTCGATGCCCTGGATCAGGTTGATATCGACCGCACCATGATTGAACTGGATGGAACCGAGAATAAGAGTAAGCTCGGGGCCAACGCAATTCTTGGGGTCTCTATGGCGGTGGCCCGGGCGGCGGCTAATTACCTCGACATCCCCCTCTATCGTTATCTTGGCTCTTTCCATGCCAATCTGCTCCCCGTTCCCATGGCCAATATCATCAATGGGGGGAAGCACGCAGATAACAAAATAGATTTCCAGGAATTTATGGTGATGCCCGTAGGTGCCCAGACCTTCCGGGAAGCGGTACGCTGGACCGCCGAGGTGTTCCACACCCTGAAGAAACTCCTTAAGGATGCGGGGAAGAATACCGCCGTCGGTGATGAGGGTGGTTTTGCCCCCGATATCGATAACCAGGAAGCCCTGGACTTTATCATGAAGGCCATCGAAAAGGCGGGGTATAAGCCGGGCGAGCAAATCGCCATTGCGATGGATGCGGCGGCAAGCGAGCTCTTCGAAGAAGGGGGCAAGAAGGGCTACAAGTTCTGGAAGTCCAATCCGAATAAGCTCTTTACCAGCGACGAGATGATTGAACTCTACACCAAGTGGGTGAATAACTATCCTATCATCTCCCTGGAAGATCCGCTGGACCAGAACGATTGGGAAGGCTACGCCAAGATCACCAGGGCCCTCGGTGGTAAGATCCAGATCGTCGGGGATGACCTGTTTGTAACAAACAAGAAGTACCTGAAGAAGGGAATCGAGATGGGGGTGTGTAACTCCATCCTGATCAAGGTAAACCAGATCGGTACGGTCACCGAAACCTACGAGGCGGTTGAAATGGCGAAACGGGCAGGATACACCGCTATTGTTTCTCACCGCTCGGGCGAAACGGAGGATAGCTTTATCGCCGACCTCGTGGTGGCCCTTGAAACAGGTCAGATCAAGACCGGTTCTATGAGCCGCACCGACCGGATCTGTAAGTATAACCAGCTGATGCGGATTGAAGACATGCTCGAAGGGGTCTCCGAGTATGCCGGTCGCAATGCCTTTTACAATTTGAAGAAATAA
- a CDS encoding UPF0158 family protein has translation MPFELDEALIDAIIFSMEDQGTAYFVDSEEGIVLSEEEILENEDEVDEDRYIPIPYWDSNEGFRLMERFVVALKNPLAKVELTRALDRGKGVFRAFKDTLSRYPVIEKRWFRYKEQAMRRTVLEWYNGLREDWGLERIGTEPEETEDLLGEDITIRPSREEDTPSIQQIHEQCLMDLQRVLTEKPRRPQKAGLYLVEGRSQHREGNQKLEEIASLFFTFQGFKTGDIHLVAETTSKEIVGYILVHRSPYGFHVTAIEVLPEYRGLGIGEQLLEQALARIPPETTQAITIDIPAYFEGFSRVIARHGFTPLTIRYIRHENSLTSSEDLI, from the coding sequence ATGCCCTTTGAATTGGATGAAGCTCTCATAGACGCTATTATTTTTTCCATGGAAGATCAGGGAACGGCCTATTTTGTCGATTCAGAAGAGGGGATTGTTCTTTCGGAAGAAGAAATTCTGGAAAATGAAGATGAGGTTGACGAAGACCGATATATTCCCATCCCCTATTGGGATTCTAACGAGGGGTTCCGTCTTATGGAACGGTTTGTGGTGGCCCTCAAGAATCCTCTTGCCAAAGTAGAACTTACCCGCGCCCTTGATCGCGGAAAGGGGGTGTTTCGGGCCTTTAAGGATACCCTCTCCCGTTACCCCGTAATAGAAAAGCGCTGGTTCCGGTATAAAGAGCAGGCCATGCGACGTACGGTTCTCGAATGGTACAATGGACTTCGAGAGGACTGGGGTCTCGAACGCATCGGAACAGAACCGGAAGAAACAGAGGATCTTCTGGGAGAGGATATCACGATTCGTCCCTCCCGAGAAGAAGACACACCATCAATTCAACAAATTCACGAGCAGTGCCTTATGGATTTACAGAGGGTACTTACTGAAAAACCCAGGCGACCCCAGAAAGCAGGACTTTACTTGGTAGAGGGAAGGTCCCAGCATCGAGAGGGGAATCAGAAACTGGAAGAAATAGCATCCCTTTTTTTCACTTTCCAGGGGTTCAAAACAGGGGATATCCATCTTGTGGCAGAAACGACGAGTAAAGAAATAGTGGGATATATTCTGGTACACCGGAGTCCCTATGGGTTTCATGTCACTGCTATAGAAGTACTTCCCGAATATCGAGGTCTGGGCATTGGGGAACAACTTTTAGAGCAGGCCCTTGCCCGCATACCACCGGAAACGACCCAAGCTATTACAATCGATATACCAGCATATTTCGAAGGCTTTTCCCGGGTGATAGCCCGCCATGGCTTTACCCCCCTGACAATTCGATATATACGCCACGAAAATAGCTTGACTTCTTCGGAAGACCTTATATGA
- a CDS encoding ATP-binding protein, whose protein sequence is METKESLGFIEIKFGPRWKYIAVVRAFIQNFIAVSYADTMRADKIAMAASELLENAVKYAQGEETIVKLQLLPEKESIMVSVSNRASPEAIESLKAIWEKVMAGDPLQAYIAQMQLAATREDSKSQLGLVRIRYETGAQMKLDIQGDLVTITLVQS, encoded by the coding sequence ATGGAGACAAAGGAATCATTGGGGTTTATTGAAATAAAGTTCGGCCCTCGCTGGAAATACATTGCGGTAGTTCGGGCATTTATCCAGAATTTTATCGCCGTAAGTTACGCCGATACGATGCGGGCCGACAAAATCGCCATGGCAGCCAGCGAACTTTTGGAAAACGCCGTAAAATATGCCCAGGGGGAAGAGACCATTGTAAAACTTCAACTTTTACCCGAAAAAGAATCCATCATGGTGTCGGTTTCCAACAGGGCAAGTCCCGAGGCAATAGAAAGTCTTAAAGCAATCTGGGAGAAGGTCATGGCAGGGGATCCCCTGCAGGCCTACATTGCTCAGATGCAGCTTGCGGCTACCCGGGAAGATTCAAAAAGCCAATTGGGATTGGTACGAATCCGGTACGAAACAGGGGCCCAGATGAAGCTGGACATCCAGGGAGACCTGGTAACCATCACGCTAGTCCAGAGCTAA
- a CDS encoding methyl-accepting chemotaxis protein encodes MSSDSLVQQKTAGTINSLEVLRYARDLCTQLLAQYDEEEKRSRIITQLQEELGQLGMLSEKIRENAQQITGISDNMASSAEAGFNLSQDVQNKVSTLAEDIRTSLEDTNRLLNQSKKINEILEIMGDISSTTSVLSINASIVAARYGKQGKEFDVVAKEIRKLSEGTDKSLKDIASLLQEIQSSITSVSSKLQRVATEILAQKESILSVAGSLQGVTLAVEVIRSVTNLSKETAEAETESFKNIEQALKELTSCIGPEIPRLQLEHLQQSLEELLTLRTEVSV; translated from the coding sequence ATGTCCTCTGATAGCCTTGTTCAACAAAAAACAGCGGGAACAATAAACAGCTTAGAGGTTCTTCGCTATGCGAGGGACCTCTGTACGCAACTTTTGGCCCAGTATGATGAAGAAGAAAAACGTTCCCGTATCATTACCCAGTTGCAAGAAGAATTGGGACAACTCGGTATGCTCAGCGAGAAAATCCGGGAAAACGCGCAACAAATCACCGGAATCTCGGACAACATGGCTAGTTCCGCAGAGGCAGGCTTTAACCTTTCCCAGGATGTCCAGAACAAGGTAAGCACCCTCGCGGAAGATATTCGAACGTCCCTCGAAGACACAAACCGATTGCTGAATCAATCAAAAAAGATAAACGAAATTCTCGAAATCATGGGTGATATCTCTTCTACCACCAGCGTGCTTTCTATCAATGCCTCTATTGTAGCGGCTCGATATGGGAAGCAGGGAAAAGAATTTGACGTGGTAGCCAAGGAAATCCGGAAATTATCTGAAGGAACCGATAAATCCCTTAAAGACATTGCGAGCCTTTTACAGGAAATCCAAAGCTCCATCACGTCGGTGAGTTCTAAATTACAACGGGTGGCCACGGAGATTCTCGCCCAAAAGGAGTCTATTCTCTCTGTAGCGGGGTCCTTACAGGGAGTAACCCTGGCAGTAGAAGTTATCCGTTCGGTTACCAATCTTTCCAAAGAAACCGCCGAAGCAGAAACGGAAAGCTTTAAGAATATTGAACAAGCCTTGAAAGAACTTACCAGTTGCATTGGACCAGAAATTCCCCGGCTCCAGTTGGAGCATTTACAGCAATCCCTTGAAGAATTGCTGACCCTTCGTACGGAGGTCTCGGTATGA
- a CDS encoding SpoIIE family protein phosphatase, producing the protein MNQVFSLSFWFIAAFLVPLWYSANSRKEYGDRPLWLLVSLLIFIFIGLCVSAGMWLPEFFPGGDLLCRFLPPLLYALLFSVAEYSIHSQRIQKNLLFSEFASRLIGEALLLAGTIVALVLSIVFYSSSTAILFVLLFGGLVLGLFGYNIVLFSFEEGIIRFNKIPFIIYMVIVALGMILTWASPPWGGSFFFLLLNLLFGIRIFHEYFWYRMEHFNQVYSQQEEQEKNRTLLINEILIASPTEEQIILKNVLERYYEQFQEALANPNVRIKSLMLYTKRGQTLRVESDHFIIGYCTPLINLETLKRLNTEAAHTLIKEQSFTLPRKGQEDDQGNSFPENSIIEMIQSRDMVAVDQLPTHLAAIFKLIIFYPVFNQQELVGMLVLFKEGSSYVFPKERSILTNLANEVSIALTLINGKRIQEDKNRLSQEMDVARNIQMSVLPKNITIEGYDVAASMTTATEVGGDLYDYLKNQNRHFLAIGDVAGHGLPAGLMALTFMSALHGCVKTQENLGQALSPSQIYDIVNQVLVEINRNRIGSDKFMTANILQEERGTVTYAGSHLIGLVYRSKEKQVEEIPGMTQRAAFLGLSEYATSSSSLGSVTLEQGDILLLYTDGLIEARNKHGELFGLERVKQTIQKVAERSAEEIRQSLLEEVTRFADQGDLRKYEGNFADDISLVVLKKQ; encoded by the coding sequence ATGAATCAGGTTTTCTCCCTTTCTTTTTGGTTTATAGCCGCCTTCCTTGTTCCCCTCTGGTACAGTGCCAATAGCCGCAAAGAATATGGCGATAGGCCACTCTGGTTGCTAGTATCTCTCCTCATCTTTATTTTTATCGGTCTTTGTGTGAGCGCCGGAATGTGGCTTCCGGAGTTTTTCCCTGGCGGGGATTTGCTCTGTCGTTTTCTTCCCCCCCTGCTGTATGCCCTTCTTTTTTCCGTAGCCGAGTATTCCATTCATAGCCAGCGGATACAGAAAAACCTTCTTTTTTCGGAATTTGCCTCCCGTTTGATAGGGGAAGCTTTGTTATTGGCGGGCACCATAGTCGCCCTCGTACTTTCCATAGTATTTTATTCCTCAAGTACAGCAATCCTGTTTGTGCTGCTCTTTGGGGGCCTCGTGTTGGGGCTTTTTGGGTATAACATAGTACTTTTTAGCTTTGAAGAAGGTATCATCCGTTTCAATAAAATTCCCTTTATCATTTATATGGTTATCGTTGCCCTCGGTATGATTCTGACCTGGGCAAGCCCACCCTGGGGGGGGAGCTTCTTTTTTCTGTTGCTCAATCTACTCTTTGGAATTCGTATTTTTCACGAATACTTCTGGTATCGCATGGAACATTTTAACCAGGTGTACAGCCAACAGGAAGAACAGGAAAAAAATCGAACCCTACTTATCAATGAAATCCTCATTGCGTCTCCTACGGAAGAACAGATAATCCTTAAAAATGTACTGGAACGATATTATGAGCAGTTTCAGGAAGCCCTGGCAAATCCTAATGTTCGCATAAAATCTCTCATGCTCTACACCAAAAGAGGGCAAACCCTACGGGTTGAATCGGATCATTTTATTATAGGGTATTGTACTCCCCTTATAAATCTGGAAACCCTGAAACGTCTTAACACTGAAGCGGCCCATACCCTTATCAAAGAACAGAGCTTTACGCTTCCCAGAAAGGGACAAGAGGATGACCAGGGAAATTCCTTCCCGGAAAACAGTATTATCGAAATGATCCAAAGCCGTGACATGGTAGCGGTAGACCAGCTACCGACCCATCTGGCGGCAATCTTTAAATTGATTATCTTTTACCCCGTCTTTAATCAGCAGGAACTGGTGGGAATGCTCGTTCTCTTTAAAGAAGGTTCTTCCTATGTGTTCCCTAAAGAACGTTCTATTCTTACCAACCTGGCAAACGAAGTGTCTATCGCCCTTACCCTTATAAACGGGAAGAGAATTCAGGAAGACAAGAACCGTCTGAGCCAGGAAATGGATGTGGCCCGGAATATCCAGATGTCGGTTCTGCCCAAAAACATTACTATAGAGGGGTACGATGTGGCAGCAAGCATGACCACCGCCACGGAGGTTGGTGGCGATCTGTACGATTACCTCAAAAATCAAAATCGCCATTTCCTTGCCATTGGGGATGTGGCTGGGCATGGGTTACCGGCCGGCCTTATGGCTCTTACGTTCATGTCTGCCCTCCATGGTTGTGTTAAAACCCAGGAGAATTTGGGACAGGCCCTTTCTCCATCCCAGATATATGACATCGTAAATCAGGTTCTGGTAGAAATTAACCGAAACCGGATCGGCAGTGATAAATTCATGACCGCCAACATTTTGCAAGAAGAACGGGGCACCGTAACCTATGCGGGGTCCCACCTGATTGGCCTCGTATATCGTTCTAAAGAGAAACAGGTGGAAGAAATTCCCGGCATGACCCAGCGGGCAGCCTTTCTGGGGTTATCAGAGTATGCTACTTCATCTTCGTCTCTGGGATCTGTTACGCTTGAGCAGGGAGATATTCTACTCCTTTACACAGATGGGCTTATCGAGGCCCGGAATAAACATGGCGAACTTTTTGGTCTAGAACGGGTAAAACAGACTATTCAAAAAGTAGCAGAGCGATCCGCAGAGGAGATTCGGCAAAGCCTTCTGGAAGAAGTTACCCGCTTTGCCGACCAGGGGGATCTTCGAAAATACGAAGGTAATTTTGCCGACGATATTAGCCTGGTGGTTCTTAAAAAACAATAA
- a CDS encoding DbpA RNA binding domain-containing protein, translating into MTAMQWEDEKEQIQTLFQSLVKKVQSGTDIEKVIQYRKIFRKSVPLLMRSYVAAYLCMEYLKNSSKVHRGSIKVPISSDNQEKSLADQERCSLFISVGKNRRVYPQQLVTFIQKKTGLPRETFGHVRMLDNYSFIEVPRDLADSLIITLQGTLFKGKALVVNYARHKTEQPLEGSDEMFSSREKQTIHSREII; encoded by the coding sequence ATGACGGCAATGCAATGGGAAGATGAAAAAGAACAGATACAAACCCTGTTCCAGAGCCTTGTCAAGAAAGTACAGTCGGGGACTGATATCGAAAAAGTCATTCAATATCGAAAAATATTTCGCAAGTCTGTTCCGCTTTTAATGCGCTCCTACGTGGCGGCATATCTGTGTATGGAATACCTGAAAAATTCCTCAAAAGTCCACCGGGGGAGCATAAAAGTCCCGATTTCATCAGATAACCAAGAAAAATCCCTTGCCGATCAAGAACGGTGTTCCCTCTTTATCAGTGTAGGTAAGAATCGACGGGTATATCCTCAGCAACTGGTGACCTTTATTCAGAAAAAAACAGGACTTCCCCGGGAAACCTTCGGACATGTGCGCATGTTAGATAATTATTCTTTTATAGAGGTCCCCAGAGATTTAGCAGATTCCCTAATTATCACTTTACAGGGGACCCTTTTTAAAGGGAAAGCCCTGGTAGTAAATTACGCTCGTCACAAGACAGAACAGCCCCTGGAGGGAAGCGATGAAATGTTTTCATCGAGGGAAAAACAAACAATTCATTCCAGAGAGATTATTTAG
- a CDS encoding Na/Pi cotransporter family protein yields MQVLELLLQITGSLGLFLYGMKIMGEGIQKTAGDRLQRALNFMTGNRFVGVLTGFLVTAIIQSSSATTVMVVSFVNAGLLTLTQSIGVIMGANIGTTVTAWIVSLIGFKLHVSALALPAIGIGFILYMAVKWGRKDLGEAVLGFGLLFLGLDFLTHSMPKIDQETLTFIKGVSELGYISILVATGFGIAITLLVHSSSASTAIFITMAHNGLINYPMAAAMILGANIGTTVDALLASIGTKAAARRAALVHLLFNVFGSLWALALFNPFLHLVDVLTPGEAGGTGIATHLAMLHTVFNTINTLLFLPFVHPFAQLVSFLIKDDPQLQSGVYRLPYTTASIQDTPELQILRAEKEIQNMASLVESMFEEFRQALKVKQAGAVDEMVAHLAEKEDYADQMREELTRFLIECTRSQISSRSEQKVGQLMRIVADLEDMTDDCYSLALTLQRSHHKKLYFNEKEMALLDPYLLLVRDFLVFVREHLEKPLSEEELLHAKNLEEQIDGFRSKLKKLARKNIEAGSDVKTELLFIDLVRRIEKLGDYSYSITESLHHMGTLKG; encoded by the coding sequence ATGCAGGTTTTGGAATTACTCTTACAGATTACCGGGAGTCTGGGCCTTTTCCTTTATGGAATGAAAATTATGGGAGAGGGGATCCAGAAAACCGCCGGAGATCGGCTTCAGCGGGCCCTTAACTTTATGACGGGCAATCGTTTTGTAGGGGTTCTTACAGGTTTTTTAGTTACCGCAATTATCCAGTCCTCCTCGGCTACCACCGTTATGGTGGTTTCATTTGTGAACGCGGGGCTTCTTACGCTTACTCAGTCCATCGGGGTAATTATGGGGGCCAACATTGGTACGACCGTTACCGCCTGGATTGTCTCATTGATTGGCTTTAAGCTCCATGTAAGCGCCCTTGCCCTTCCTGCCATTGGTATTGGCTTTATTCTCTATATGGCGGTGAAGTGGGGCAGAAAAGATCTCGGCGAAGCGGTGCTGGGTTTTGGCCTTTTATTCCTGGGCCTGGATTTTCTTACCCATTCGATGCCCAAAATAGACCAAGAAACACTCACTTTTATAAAAGGAGTTTCGGAACTAGGCTATATTTCAATTCTGGTGGCCACAGGATTTGGTATTGCTATTACCCTCCTGGTTCATTCTTCCAGTGCTTCGACGGCTATCTTTATTACCATGGCCCATAACGGCCTCATCAATTACCCCATGGCGGCCGCGATGATTTTGGGAGCGAATATCGGCACCACGGTGGACGCGCTGCTTGCATCAATCGGCACAAAAGCCGCTGCCCGCCGGGCCGCTCTGGTGCATCTGTTGTTTAACGTATTTGGGTCCCTCTGGGCCCTGGCCTTGTTTAATCCCTTTTTGCATCTTGTTGATGTTTTAACTCCCGGAGAGGCCGGAGGTACAGGAATCGCTACCCATCTCGCTATGCTCCATACGGTATTTAATACCATCAATACGCTCTTGTTCTTGCCCTTTGTGCATCCCTTTGCCCAATTGGTGTCTTTTTTGATAAAGGACGATCCCCAACTTCAATCGGGGGTATACCGTCTTCCCTATACCACCGCCAGTATTCAGGATACGCCAGAACTACAAATCCTGCGGGCCGAAAAGGAGATTCAAAACATGGCGTCCCTTGTGGAATCGATGTTTGAAGAATTCCGCCAGGCCCTTAAGGTAAAACAAGCAGGCGCAGTAGATGAGATGGTGGCTCACCTCGCAGAAAAAGAGGATTATGCGGACCAGATGCGCGAAGAGCTCACCCGCTTTCTTATTGAGTGTACCCGATCCCAGATAAGTAGCCGTTCTGAACAAAAGGTGGGCCAGCTTATGAGAATTGTGGCGGACCTGGAAGACATGACCGATGATTGCTATAGCCTGGCTCTTACTTTGCAGCGCAGCCATCATAAGAAGCTCTATTTTAATGAAAAAGAAATGGCCCTCCTCGATCCCTATCTTCTTTTGGTTCGAGATTTTCTTGTATTTGTGCGGGAACATCTTGAGAAACCCTTAAGCGAAGAGGAATTACTCCATGCGAAGAATTTGGAAGAACAGATTGATGGGTTCCGGAGTAAGCTGAAAAAGCTGGCCCGTAAGAATATAGAGGCCGGTTCGGATGTGAAAACGGAGCTTTTGTTTATTGATCTTGTGCGACGCATTGAGAAGTTGGGAGATTACTCATATAGTATTACTGAGTCCTTGCATCACATGGGAACTCTAAAAGGATAG
- a CDS encoding DUF3798 domain-containing protein, which produces MKRHLLVLIGVLLSLTIVLSSCQKKTETTAAEGKKASFHIGVVTGTVSQSEDDLRGAEELIRRYGKASEGGMIQHITYPDNFMEQQETTITQMVALADDPLMKAVVVNQSVPGTAEAFKRIREKRPDILLLAGEPHEDPLVIEAVADLAINSDFISRGYTIIWAAKQMGAKTFVHISFPRHMSYESLGLRRQIMEEACKDLGLKFVFETAPDPLSDVGQAGAQQFILEKTPQWIQKYGKETAFFCTNDAHTEPLLKQLLAYGGMFVEADLPSPLMGYPGALGIDLSAEAGNFPAILKKVEEAVVAKGGAGRFGTWAYSYGFTVTAGLGEFAKRVIEGTAQKDDTKALYDSFAVFTPGAKWNGGNYIDANTGVRAKNHLLVYMDTYIFGKGYLPTTEQKVPEKYYNIKFQKQ; this is translated from the coding sequence ATGAAACGACATCTTTTGGTGCTCATAGGAGTACTTCTCTCCTTGACGATCGTCTTGTCTTCGTGTCAGAAAAAAACTGAGACCACCGCAGCGGAAGGGAAGAAAGCGTCTTTCCATATTGGGGTGGTTACCGGCACGGTTTCTCAAAGCGAAGATGATCTGCGGGGAGCAGAAGAACTGATTCGGCGGTATGGGAAAGCTTCCGAAGGAGGCATGATTCAACATATTACCTATCCCGATAACTTTATGGAACAGCAAGAGACCACCATTACCCAGATGGTAGCCTTAGCAGACGATCCCCTTATGAAGGCGGTGGTGGTAAACCAGTCTGTCCCTGGAACTGCAGAAGCCTTTAAACGTATTCGAGAGAAGCGGCCCGACATTCTTCTCCTTGCGGGAGAACCCCACGAGGACCCCCTCGTCATTGAAGCAGTGGCGGACCTCGCGATCAATTCAGACTTTATCTCCCGGGGTTACACTATCATCTGGGCAGCCAAACAAATGGGAGCAAAGACGTTTGTCCATATCTCTTTTCCTCGCCATATGTCCTATGAATCTCTCGGCCTTCGGCGGCAGATCATGGAAGAGGCCTGTAAAGATCTGGGCCTGAAATTCGTCTTTGAAACGGCGCCGGATCCCTTAAGTGATGTGGGACAGGCGGGGGCTCAGCAATTTATCCTGGAAAAGACCCCCCAGTGGATACAAAAGTATGGGAAAGAAACGGCCTTTTTCTGCACCAACGACGCCCACACGGAACCCCTTTTAAAACAACTCCTTGCCTACGGGGGAATGTTTGTAGAAGCGGATCTTCCGTCTCCGCTCATGGGGTATCCCGGGGCCCTCGGGATCGATCTTTCTGCGGAAGCGGGGAATTTCCCGGCTATCTTGAAGAAGGTTGAAGAAGCGGTAGTTGCAAAAGGAGGAGCAGGTCGTTTTGGTACCTGGGCATATTCCTATGGCTTTACCGTGACTGCTGGTCTTGGGGAGTTTGCCAAACGGGTTATCGAAGGAACCGCCCAAAAAGATGACACCAAGGCCCTCTATGATTCCTTTGCAGTATTCACCCCTGGTGCAAAATGGAACGGTGGCAATTACATCGATGCCAATACAGGAGTTCGAGCGAAGAATCATCTTCTGGTGTACATGGATACCTATATTTTCGGGAAAGGATACCTCCCCACCACCGAACAAAAGGTACCTGAAAAATATTACAACATTAAGTTCCAGAAACAATAA
- a CDS encoding sugar ABC transporter ATP-binding protein translates to MAETSPLLEFKGITKDFYGTPVLQNVSFAVRKGEICALVGENGAGKTTLMSILFGMPVITETGGYTGTIYLNGKAVQFSSPMEAIDAGIGMVHQEFSLIPGFTAYENIMLNREPLRPSVAVELFGDRLATLDRPTMKKHAQRAIERLGVTIDVDMPVADMPIAHKQFTEIAREIDRERVQILVLDEPTAVLTENEAAILLEALQRLAEQGIAIIFISHRLHEVTQIAHTIVVLRDGKVVQQVPNKEVSVRDIASWMVGREVKTSHREHHKRSELETAPEILQISHLWVDMPGETVRDVSFSVRKGEIFGIGGLAGQGKLGIPNGIMGLYPAGGTVLFQGKELNFSDPRSALTAGIAFVSEDRRGVGLLLDESLDWNIAFTAMQVRGAYLKKYLGGLLSFRDEKAMQEIAQHYIQQLGIKCTSYRQPAKELSGGNQQKVCLSKAFALEPELLFVSEPSRGIDVGAKSLVLDTLLRYNREKGTTIVMVSSELEELRSICDRIALVYEGKIAGILEPDAPLEEFGLLMSGGNQ, encoded by the coding sequence ATGGCAGAAACATCCCCCCTTCTAGAATTTAAAGGGATTACAAAAGACTTCTACGGGACTCCTGTACTTCAGAATGTCTCCTTCGCCGTACGTAAAGGTGAAATTTGCGCCCTGGTGGGCGAAAACGGCGCCGGGAAAACAACCCTTATGAGCATTCTTTTTGGTATGCCCGTCATTACCGAAACCGGTGGGTATACCGGTACCATTTATTTAAACGGCAAGGCGGTACAATTTTCTTCCCCTATGGAAGCTATCGATGCGGGGATCGGGATGGTTCACCAGGAATTTTCCCTTATCCCTGGTTTTACAGCATACGAGAATATCATGTTGAACCGGGAACCATTGCGTCCTTCGGTGGCAGTAGAACTCTTTGGAGATCGGCTTGCCACTCTTGACCGCCCAACGATGAAAAAACACGCCCAGCGGGCTATTGAACGGTTAGGGGTAACTATCGATGTAGACATGCCAGTAGCCGACATGCCTATTGCCCATAAACAATTTACAGAAATAGCCCGGGAAATTGATCGGGAACGGGTACAAATCCTGGTATTGGATGAACCCACCGCAGTTTTGACAGAGAACGAAGCCGCAATTCTTTTAGAGGCCCTTCAGCGCCTCGCTGAACAGGGAATTGCCATCATTTTTATTTCTCATCGACTCCACGAGGTAACCCAGATTGCCCATACTATCGTGGTGTTACGGGATGGGAAAGTAGTACAACAGGTGCCCAACAAAGAGGTCTCGGTCCGAGATATTGCATCCTGGATGGTAGGGCGGGAAGTTAAAACCTCCCACCGGGAACACCATAAACGGAGTGAACTAGAGACCGCTCCGGAGATTCTTCAAATAAGCCACCTATGGGTAGACATGCCGGGAGAAACGGTCCGGGATGTATCCTTCTCCGTTCGAAAGGGGGAGATTTTCGGTATTGGCGGCCTTGCCGGTCAAGGCAAGCTGGGAATCCCTAACGGAATCATGGGGCTTTACCCTGCGGGAGGAACCGTTTTATTTCAGGGAAAAGAGTTGAATTTCTCCGATCCTCGTTCTGCTCTCACTGCAGGAATTGCCTTTGTAAGTGAGGATCGACGGGGAGTAGGCCTTTTACTAGACGAAAGTCTGGATTGGAATATCGCCTTTACAGCTATGCAAGTTCGAGGTGCTTACCTTAAAAAATATCTGGGTGGTCTCTTATCATTTCGAGATGAAAAGGCTATGCAAGAGATAGCTCAACATTATATACAGCAGCTCGGGATTAAATGTACCAGTTATCGGCAGCCTGCAAAAGAATTGTCGGGGGGAAATCAACAGAAGGTCTGTCTTTCTAAGGCCTTCGCCTTAGAGCCAGAGCTTCTTTTTGTTTCTGAACCCAGTCGGGGTATCGACGTGGGGGCAAAAAGCCTGGTATTGGATACCCTCCTCCGGTATAACCGTGAAAAGGGAACAACTATCGTGATGGTTTCAAGTGAATTAGAAGAACTTCGCTCCATCTGTGATCGGATCGCTCTGGTATACGAAGGGAAAATTGCGGGTATTCTAGAACCTGATGCCCCCCTGGAAGAGTTTGGTTTGCTTATGTCCGGAGGGAACCAATGA